The genomic DNA AAGGATCAagggatgggttcgaatctcAGGATCGTTAATTCCCTCATTGATATGTACTCCAAGAATGGGGATCTCGAAAAAGCCCGTTCCATGTTTGATGCCATCCAAGAAAAGGATGTGATCTCATGGAATGTCATGATTGGTGGTTATAACCACATGAACCACCACAGAGAAGCCTTGGAGCTCTTTCGAGAAATGTTACTACAGTCCCACGTGAAGCCCAATGACGTCACATTCTTAAATGTTCTTCCATCGTGTGCTTGCTTATGCGCTCTTGACCTAGGCAAATGGATTCATGTATACGTGGACAAGAACTACAAGAATTGTACAAGTACGTCCTTGTCTACGAGTTTGATGGACATGTATGCAAAGTGCGGGAACATAGTTGCAGCTGAACAAGTTTTCCGCAGCATGGAGCATAAGAGTTTGGCTTCTTGGAATGCAATATTATCTGGGTCAGCAATGCACGGAGAAGTTGAGAGAGCTCTTGAACTTTTTGATGAGATGCTGAATGAAGGATTTGAACCCGATGAGATCACTTTCGTTGGAGTTTTATCTGCTTGCAGTCATGCTGGGTTGGTGGAATTCGGGCGCAAAAATTTCACTTTGATGGTAGATGAATTCAAGATCACCCCACAATTGCACCACTATGGGTGTATGATCAATCTTCTTGGCCGAGCGGGACTGTTCAGCGAAGCAGAATCCATGATCAGATCCATGGATATGGAGCCAGATGAGGCCATTTGGGGTTCGCTGCTCAAAGCTTGTCGTATTCATCGACAGGTTCAGCTAGGTGAAACTGTTGCACAGAATCTTTTCAAATTGGAGCCCAGCAACCCTGGGGCTTATATTCTTCTATCCAACATCTATGCTGAAGCTGGAAGATGGGATGATGTCGCGAGGATAAGAACGAGACTGAATGATGTGGGAATGAAGAAAGTCCCTGGTTGTACATCGATAGAGGTTAACAGTGTTGTACATGAATTTCTTGTTGCGGATAAAGCCCACCCACAGAGTGAACAGATATACAAGATGCTGGCTGAAATTGACGGTCTTTTGGAGAGGGCTGGGTTTGAACCTGATACGACCGAGGTGCTATACGATATCGATGAAGAGTGGAAAGAAGGTGCACTGAGTCAGCACAGCGAGAGAATTGCAATTGCTTTTGGGTTGATCAGTACAAAACCTGGAACTACCATCAGGATCGCTAAGAACCTCCGAGTCTGTCGGAATTGTCATTCAGCAACGAAGCTCATgtcaaaaattttcaatcgGGATATAATTGCTAGAGACAGGAACAGGTTCCACCATTTCAGACATGGTAGTTGCTCCTGCAAGGACTGCTGGTGAGCTATTGCACTGTATCGGAAATGCATATGCTTATTGAATAGTGATGGAAGAAGTATGTACAAATGTGAAGTTCtgcatataatatttattatgtcCTGTAATAAgcttatttttctataattaaaGCAAGAGCTTGAAGGGTATTAATTAGGCGTGCCTCTAGATATCCATTGGAACTTTTGGTTTGGTTGCTCGAGAAGAAAAACTAGAAAACAATGACGGATCATATTCTTGACTTCAATCTACTCATAAAATTTGATGAACTACACAATAATGCATAACAAGTGATAAGGAATACTTTCAATTCAAGACTAATATGTTAATCTCTGTGCTTGTCTGGGGTTGAATTTTCGGttattatatatgttgaaGATATCAGGTAGTAACGAATTATTCCTGAGAGTTAAATCAGATTCATCATTAAGGATGCCAAAAGAAGATATAAATTCATGCACTTATGGTAAGAATGATCTCTTGTTTACATTGGAATGAAAGGAAACATGTGTTGCATTTCATTTTTGATTGCTCTGATAGCATAGTACAAAGCTGCTCCCAAGTCCTGGATAGGAGTTGGATACATCTTTCCCTTCCTTAAACAAAATCCAAGGAAGTTCCCATCATCAATTCACtacttatttatatttatatatatatatatgtatatgtatatatagatatagatagagaTAGATAGTGACTGATGGTACCATCATATAGATACATACAACTGAGGTAACTTCATGTTACGATTCTAATTTCTTCATGCTTCAAAGTTAGAGGGTTGTTGGTTGAAGGAGTTCCTCCTTGCTGTTGCCAAAACTGTCTTGTCAGCAACTATGAAGTAAGCAGCCCCAGCCACTGCCATAACAAGGAGGAGGCCGAAAAGAGATGTTAATTGTTATGCGCGAAATGTAGCGGAAAATGTTTGAAGTTTTTTTGGTCGGAATCGGTTTATAATGGAACCTGTGGAGATGATGAGTGCTTGAGCAGTGTGGTTGAGGTTGGCCCTTGCCCATGGCAGCATCCTTGCACTCGCCAactgcagaaaaataaaaacagagAAGATCACTAGCTTGTTCAGAAATATATCCCGTCACCAGAAGTATAAAGGCTTCGGAGCAGCTCGGCTTCGTGCCCACCAATCCATAGAAAATCCCAGGAAAATGTGTAATTAGATAAGAGCTCCTATATAACAAGTGCAAGGATCGGCGCTTACGGTCGGGATGGCTGTAGCGATTCCCG from Punica granatum isolate Tunisia-2019 chromosome 2, ASM765513v2, whole genome shotgun sequence includes the following:
- the LOC116197162 gene encoding pentatricopeptide repeat-containing protein At1g08070, chloroplastic-like, producing MLSSPTIAIAPAPLHVLPSTDPPYKLLQSHPSLALLSKCRSTRTLKQIHSQIIKTGLHNTQFALSKLIEFCSISPCSDLAYAVLLFESIEQPNHLIWNTVIRGHSLSDSPALAIDFFVRMIVSGAVPNCYTFPFVLKSCARSGLAPEGRQVHAHILKRGLDSDVFVHSSLISMYAQNGDLEGARLVFDKSSHRDTVSFTTLMTGYALKGYMDDAKKLFDDMPRRDIVSWNAMIAGFTQCGKFDEALETFRKMQRKNVLPNESTIVTVLVACAQSGHIELGKWVHSWIKDQGMGSNLRIVNSLIDMYSKNGDLEKARSMFDAIQEKDVISWNVMIGGYNHMNHHREALELFREMLLQSHVKPNDVTFLNVLPSCACLCALDLGKWIHVYVDKNYKNCTSTSLSTSLMDMYAKCGNIVAAEQVFRSMEHKSLASWNAILSGSAMHGEVERALELFDEMLNEGFEPDEITFVGVLSACSHAGLVEFGRKNFTLMVDEFKITPQLHHYGCMINLLGRAGLFSEAESMIRSMDMEPDEAIWGSLLKACRIHRQVQLGETVAQNLFKLEPSNPGAYILLSNIYAEAGRWDDVARIRTRLNDVGMKKVPGCTSIEVNSVVHEFLVADKAHPQSEQIYKMLAEIDGLLERAGFEPDTTEVLYDIDEEWKEGALSQHSERIAIAFGLISTKPGTTIRIAKNLRVCRNCHSATKLMSKIFNRDIIARDRNRFHHFRHGSCSCKDCW
- the LOC116197164 gene encoding early nodulin-93-like, which translates into the protein MATKSSAQSPLEKTSLASLDQKLVMAKRYAHEGVKAGAKAAVVAGIATAIPTLASARMLPWARANLNHTAQALIISTVAGAAYFIVADKTVLATARRNSFNQQPSNFEA